Part of the Lebetimonas natsushimae genome is shown below.
TTAAAAGAAAATGGACTAAAGCTTATCAGCGAATGGGAAATATAGCGATTTTCGGAGGCAGTTTTGACCCTCCCCATTTAGGACATGTGGAAATTGTAAATAAAGCTCTTGAACAGCTTGATATAGATAAACTGATAATAATGCCAAATTACTTAAATCCTCTAAAAAAAACATTTCACGCCCCGGCTGAACTTAGGCTTAAGTGGTTAAAAAAAATTTTTAAAGATAATCCAAAAGTTGAAGTAAGTGATTTTGAAATAAAACAAAACAGACCCGTTTATTCAATAGAGACTATTAAAAAATTTAGACCGAAATATTTTATTATCGGAAGTGACAATTTAAAAACGCTTGACA
Proteins encoded:
- the nadD gene encoding nicotinate (nicotinamide) nucleotide adenylyltransferase; amino-acid sequence: MGNIAIFGGSFDPPHLGHVEIVNKALEQLDIDKLIIMPNYLNPLKKTFHAPAELRLKWLKKIFKDNPKVEVSDFEIKQNRPVYSIETIKKFRPKYFIIGSDNLKTLDKWKNIDEILKLTELVVATRGQVDLDLLKKYNIKKVLRVNIPISSTEIRNCNFKYLPKQIEKEIKEFYGQNCKN